A single region of the Pirellulales bacterium genome encodes:
- a CDS encoding HD domain-containing protein, which produces MATRTIPLLALAEMTPNQEADLFALMSSKEALTTRDGKPYWKVGFRDARREVSFPIWGDSPWAADCRDHWTPGAFYKLRAIYRETNYGPQLDIVKIREAVPADEAEGFDPGMCLPQSRFAPATMFAELQGLAREKIADPALRALVVGIMEENAERLLVLPAATRNHHAFVGGYLEHVLSVTRNCVLLGEKYAALYPELQPPLKVDLVIAGGILHDIGKLHELELKPEGAAYSAAGNLIGHLVQGRDIVREAATRYPVDADLLLRLEHIILSHQRLPEWGSPKPPMTPEALIVHYADDLDAKFEMMYAALRDDTNPGHMTSKKNTLYQKIYRGST; this is translated from the coding sequence ATGGCGACGCGCACGATTCCACTGCTCGCGCTGGCGGAAATGACGCCGAATCAAGAGGCCGATCTCTTCGCCCTCATGTCCTCGAAAGAGGCCCTCACCACCCGCGACGGCAAGCCCTACTGGAAGGTGGGCTTTCGCGATGCCCGCCGTGAGGTGAGTTTTCCGATTTGGGGCGATTCGCCCTGGGCAGCCGATTGCCGCGACCACTGGACCCCCGGCGCGTTCTACAAGCTCCGCGCCATTTATCGCGAAACGAACTATGGTCCACAGCTCGACATCGTGAAGATCCGCGAGGCGGTGCCCGCCGACGAAGCCGAGGGATTCGACCCTGGCATGTGCCTGCCACAGTCTCGTTTCGCCCCCGCCACCATGTTCGCCGAGTTGCAGGGCCTCGCGCGCGAGAAGATCGCCGATCCGGCGCTCCGGGCGCTCGTCGTCGGCATCATGGAAGAAAACGCCGAGCGGTTGCTCGTCCTGCCGGCCGCCACGCGGAACCATCACGCCTTCGTAGGGGGCTACCTCGAGCACGTCCTCAGCGTGACGCGCAACTGCGTGCTTTTGGGGGAGAAGTACGCGGCGCTCTATCCCGAGCTGCAACCACCGCTCAAGGTCGACCTCGTCATCGCTGGCGGCATCCTGCACGACATCGGCAAGCTGCACGAGTTGGAGTTGAAGCCCGAGGGGGCGGCCTACTCGGCGGCCGGCAATCTGATCGGCCATCTCGTCCAGGGACGCGACATCGTCCGCGAAGCGGCGACACGTTACCCGGTCGATGCCGACCTCCTGCTGCGGCTGGAGCACATCATCCTCTCGCACCAGCGGCTGCCGGAGTGGGGCTCGCCCAAGCCGCCGATGACCCCCGAGGCCTTGATCGTCCACTACGCCGACGATCTCGACGCCAAGTTCGAGATGATGTACGCCGCGCTGCGCGACGACACGAACCCCGGCCACATGACGTCGAAGAAGAATACGCTCTACCAGAAGATCTATCGCGGCTCGACGTAG
- a CDS encoding cupin-like domain-containing protein: MNAMLAADPQALDQPLGQLDPAEFRACFNRRPFKIEHYLSDHPLFDLSRLVELAQRLPESRVEYNPGNLPVSHDPKKTPRNGLSIEETIARIEDCSSWMVLKNVESDTEYGAMLDACLDAMRPYTEAVAPGMCRREGFIFISSPGSVTPFHVDPENNFLLQIRGQKEVYLFDREDRVVISERDVESFFAGAHRNIPFDDAFRNRGELFELLPGEGLHFPVAAPHWVKNGPAVSISFSITFQTDDSLRRQSLYRFNRQMRRLGLEPNPVGKSPLCDGVKYGFIRTLRGAKRLVGGGNDSRRPTPY, translated from the coding sequence ATGAACGCCATGCTCGCCGCCGATCCGCAAGCCCTCGATCAGCCCCTGGGGCAACTCGACCCTGCCGAGTTCCGCGCCTGCTTCAATCGACGCCCGTTCAAGATCGAACATTACTTGAGCGATCATCCACTCTTCGATCTTTCGCGGCTAGTCGAGCTCGCCCAGCGATTGCCGGAATCGCGCGTGGAATACAACCCGGGCAATCTTCCCGTCAGCCACGACCCGAAGAAGACGCCTCGCAACGGCCTGAGCATCGAAGAAACGATCGCGCGGATCGAGGACTGTAGCTCGTGGATGGTGCTCAAGAACGTCGAGTCCGACACCGAGTACGGCGCCATGCTCGATGCCTGTCTCGACGCGATGCGCCCCTATACCGAAGCCGTGGCACCGGGCATGTGCCGCCGCGAAGGCTTCATCTTCATCTCATCGCCCGGCTCGGTCACCCCCTTCCACGTCGATCCGGAAAACAACTTCTTGTTGCAAATCCGCGGCCAAAAAGAGGTCTATCTTTTCGATCGCGAGGATCGCGTCGTGATCTCGGAGCGCGACGTCGAATCGTTCTTCGCCGGCGCGCACCGCAATATTCCGTTCGACGACGCCTTCCGCAACCGGGGCGAATTGTTCGAGCTGTTGCCGGGCGAGGGGCTCCATTTTCCCGTCGCCGCCCCACACTGGGTCAAGAACGGACCGGCCGTGTCGATCTCGTTCAGCATCACGTTCCAGACCGACGATTCGCTGCGACGGCAGTCCCTCTACCGGTTCAATCGTCAAATGCGGCGTTTGGGGCTCGAACCGAACCCGGTGGGCAAGTCGCCCCTCTGCGATGGCGTTAAATACGGCTTTATTCGCACGCTGCGAGGGGCCAAACGCCTCGTCGGCGGCGGGAATGACTCCCGTCGCCCGACACCGTACTAG
- a CDS encoding GNAT family N-acetyltransferase — protein sequence MEFESTQDSVWASTFEVAIPWAPELPEADVKPSATERQAGKTEKAAPSPALAREEKVAADLPDGPLRVEIVRSPAELRAHLAAWERLAEMSLEPNVFYEPALFLPAWESIAAGAQVEVALVFGANRKYPAGPPVLCGMFPLDRRRTYHGIPCPTIVLWHYVHCFLCTPLVRRDFAAETFGAFLDWVGTHAGAALVQWKLLGAGGDVERLLVEELHRRERPFWITDRHTRAVFRPAENAEAYAQAAMPRKRRHELRRLERRLAEQGQLEYALWQPGDDLAAWLDEFLELEACGWKGRQGTAIACRHEEVTFFRNAAEEAVVRGRLMLLAMRFQGRSIAMKCNFLSHSAGFAFKVAFDESYASYSPGTLLEIENIARLHERPDCTWMDSCAIQDHPMINRLWHDRRTIASLWFATGRAPGDLLLASSPLFKWAKRKMAALRPRRNTATTLES from the coding sequence ATGGAATTCGAAAGCACACAAGATAGCGTTTGGGCCTCGACGTTCGAGGTGGCCATTCCCTGGGCCCCGGAGCTTCCCGAAGCAGACGTCAAGCCATCGGCCACCGAGCGGCAAGCGGGCAAGACCGAGAAGGCCGCGCCGTCTCCTGCGCTGGCACGCGAGGAAAAAGTCGCCGCCGATCTGCCCGACGGTCCGCTGCGGGTCGAGATCGTGCGCAGCCCAGCCGAATTGCGTGCTCACCTGGCCGCGTGGGAACGTCTGGCCGAGATGTCCCTCGAACCAAACGTGTTCTACGAACCGGCGCTCTTCCTGCCGGCGTGGGAGTCCATTGCCGCGGGAGCGCAGGTCGAGGTGGCGCTCGTCTTTGGCGCAAATCGCAAATACCCGGCTGGTCCGCCGGTGCTCTGCGGCATGTTCCCGCTCGATCGTCGTCGCACGTATCACGGTATCCCTTGCCCCACGATCGTTCTGTGGCACTACGTGCATTGTTTCCTTTGCACGCCACTCGTGCGCCGCGATTTCGCCGCCGAGACGTTCGGAGCGTTTCTCGATTGGGTCGGTACACACGCAGGCGCCGCACTCGTGCAATGGAAATTGCTGGGCGCAGGGGGGGACGTCGAACGCCTGCTGGTCGAAGAACTGCACCGGCGCGAGCGCCCCTTTTGGATCACCGATCGACACACGCGCGCGGTCTTTCGACCCGCCGAAAATGCCGAAGCGTACGCGCAGGCGGCCATGCCACGCAAGCGACGCCACGAACTGCGCCGTCTCGAGCGGCGGTTGGCCGAGCAGGGGCAGCTCGAGTATGCCCTCTGGCAGCCGGGCGACGATCTTGCCGCATGGCTCGACGAGTTTCTCGAACTCGAGGCGTGCGGCTGGAAGGGCCGGCAAGGAACCGCGATTGCCTGCCGCCACGAGGAGGTGACATTCTTCCGGAATGCCGCCGAAGAAGCCGTGGTGCGTGGCCGCTTGATGCTGCTGGCAATGCGTTTCCAGGGACGTTCCATCGCCATGAAATGCAACTTTCTCAGCCACTCGGCCGGATTTGCGTTTAAGGTGGCCTTCGATGAATCGTACGCGTCGTATTCGCCCGGCACGCTGCTCGAAATAGAGAACATCGCTCGCTTGCACGAGCGTCCCGACTGTACCTGGATGGACTCCTGTGCCATCCAGGACCATCCCATGATCAACCGCCTTTGGCACGACCGCCGCACAATTGCGTCGTTGTGGTTCGCTACAGGCCGCGCGCCGGGCGATCTGCTGTTGGCCAGCTCCCCCTTGTTCAAATGGGCCAAGCGCAAGATGGCCGCGCTGCGCCCTCGCCGAAACACCGCAACCACGCTCGAAAGCTAG